Proteins found in one Amphiura filiformis unplaced genomic scaffold, Afil_fr2py scaffold_118, whole genome shotgun sequence genomic segment:
- the LOC140145025 gene encoding uncharacterized protein: MPLTPKDPCGHCGNNDAVNFRQYRTKDNVFIGKCCKKCGIEWLKADYLSPASRNCCDIQDSVSEVLYENTPIKPEVNKAFQVQSARTKIDTKYAAEILKPTDHITWHRVKGIWHHSIVSEVNQDKNEIIVIHWNKKGSDLQIYEETLTMNPTGDSLFNQMYRIDYPEEIKAANAPELVLARARSRVGDTGYGLLTDNCEAFATYCKTGIAKSHQVIWLVEKIKESCGLGNIRTIAKHGVRFISKVTNNIPQAAGEIIPAEVIEEALNGSQAVGAGILLVIETGFVIWDLSQAYAERKDSKISKNDFVEASVRRIFEGIVSAGFAIGCSIGLEIGIGALFGLLFGPVGAVVGGIVGGLIGGIAGGAVGRAIGTWGGSVTGKMMKISELKPGDHIVLKGWFFHPRCHAIVVDYKADDETEGKLLVIRNTHERGVVEEWLTFEQPLFRVEYKKGACLDPEQVIENARSKLGHTRYNLATYNCKTFARECKTIAQI, translated from the coding sequence ATGCCACTGACACCGAAAGACCCATGCGGCCATTGTGGCAACAACGACGCTGTCAATTTTAGACAATACAGAACCAAAGATAATGTCTTCATAGGAAAATGTTGCAAGAAATGTGGAATAGAATGGCTGAAAGCGGATTATCTTTCACCGGCATCAAGAAACTGCTGTGACATTCAGGATTCGGTTTCAgaagttttatatgaaaacacgcCAATAAAACCGGAAGTTAACAAGGCGTTTCAAGTTCAAAGTGCAAGAACTAAGATAGATACCAAGTATGCTGCAGAGATCTTGAAACCGACAGATCATATTACCTGGCATAGAGTCAAAGGCATCTGGCATCATTCCATCGTGTCAGAGGTCAATCAGGACAAGAATGAgattattgtcattcattggaACAAGAAAGGAAGTGATTTACAAATTTATGAGGAGACGCTGACAATGAATCCAACTGGCGACTCTTTGTTCAACCAGATGTACCGAATTGACTACCCCGAAGAAATCAAAGCGGCCAATGCACCTGAATTGGTTTTAGCGAGAGCTCGTTCCCGGGTCGGTGATACCGGATATGGATTGTTGACTGATAACTGTGAGGCATTTGCAACATATTGCAAAACTGGAATCGCGAAATCTCACCAAGTGATTTGGTTGGTTGAGAAGATCAAAGAAAGCTGTGGTCTTGGCAACATCAGGACAATAGCGAAGCATGGAGTGCGGTTTATTTCAAAAGTAACTAATAATATACCACAAGCAGCAGGAGAGATTATTCCGGCCGAAGTTATTGAAGAAGCTTTGAATGGCTCGCAAGCGGTTGGAGCAGGAATATTGCTTGTCATTGAAACGGGATTTGTCATTTGGGACTTAAGCCAAGCGTACGCGGAAAGAAAGGATAGTAAGATATCAAAGAATGACTTTGTGGAAGCGTCTGTTCGTAGAATCTTCGAAGGTATTGTATCTGCTGGTTTCGCTATCGGTTGTTCCATCGGCCTGGAAATTGGAATAGGTGCCCTATTTGGCCTTCTATTTGGACCAGTCGGGGCTGTCGTTGGAGGGATAGTCGGTGGTCTTATTGGTGGAATTGCAGGAGGGGCTGTTGGAAGAGCTATTGGTACATGGGGTGGTAGTGTTACAGGAAAGATGATGAAAATCAGTGAATTGAAGCCAGGAGATCACATCGTACTTAAAGGGTGGTTCTTTCACCCAAGGTGTCACGCTATTGTAGTTGATTATAAAGCTGATGATGAAACGGAAGGGAAACTCTTGGTCATACGTAATACTCACGAACGCGGTGTCGTAGAAGAATGGCTGACGTTCGAGCAACCATTGTTCAGAGTAGAATACAAGAAGGGCGCATGTTTGGACCCAGAGCAGGTCATTGAAAACGCCAGGTCAAAGTTAGGACACACGAGGTACAATCTGGCTACTTATAACTGTAAGACATTTGCAAGGGAATGTAAAACAATTGCACAAATATAG